In the Necator americanus strain Aroian chromosome X, whole genome shotgun sequence genome, cctggaagaaatcaaagccatcaatGACTTATCCTTTCAAACGTCTTACAGGAAGCGTTCAGACGATAATCAAATTCAAAGGATGACACACCGGTTAgcgcttacctcatttgctgACTTTGGGAACCTAACAGATCATCAAACaacacaactacgagtcaaaGAAGTCACAAGGGATCTAATGGGCCAACACGTATCCGACAAGTACATCTAATGAGCCGACAAAACCAGCACAGATCTTGACGTCCTTTCtggcaatgcactcatcctttctgCCCAATTTTGGACTTTTGCCAGTTATCCAAAATGCCCCTAGTGTTCTGTGCGGTATGGTGCTGGACccagagaacagaaaaaaaggtattCTAACAATTTCTAaatctacttcggagttttgaTAACATATTCTACTGTGTGCTGCGAGTGGGGTAGTGTTTAGATTTTGTGAGTCCATCTAGACGCTGTTTGACCCGAATACACAGAGGACTTCCCGTTTCTCATATATAACCGTCACCACATGACCTACatgtgatacgatacaccactcctGATACCAAGCAATCACTCTTTCTTCCATaggggcaaaccacgcagcagGTAGTTGTACACGGTTGGTCATACGCAAGGTTACGTACCAACTAATACTTTAGGTTCGATGGTGATATCTCCACCTGCTGATGATAGCCCTCACATCGTTCTGCAGTCCTATTTTGCATAGAGAGCTCTGCtgatatcatcagatatataaggtagACAGAACGGAATCCTTTATCACTAGTCCACGACATTGGGCCTTCGAAAGGAAAGTCCGCGTCTCTTGAGACACATTCTCAAGTCGGGTACCCGTTGGAAATAGGGTTACATATCGTGCTTGTTCCTGGCTGCTCGATGCAATCCTTGCCGCAGTCCTCTATATCTTACCCATAATggagtttttcattttgctgcgATGAGCTAAGAGGGAGTGGACTAAGATGTTTTCTACTGGGTTTTCCATACCACTTGGTCTTCGATATCCTATTCCACAAATAAAAGGATTACggataaagtgcctggcgttaatcaatccgcttgggatgcgccaccactttcacttcaattcagaatcgcttgaggtccGCGAACGTGttactggcctatacaattagttgcggtggctagctgatgtgtcaagttagtgcttttatcctcccagacaagtctggtaccaatttatcgaccccggagggatgaaaggcttggtgagcactagggcggattcggacctccgatcgattgtgcaggcagcagaacctctaaccgactgcactgCTCCTATTCCACAAATAGatgtgcacattcaagaaagctaaaaagtaaaaagttgtCTGTAGGTTTCTAATTTGTGAATTTGATGCGCGCACTCTGCTTGTTGAGAAGATCGAAACATGTGTCCAATTTTGCctctgttggaaaaaaaatgcaacagtcatctatgtaacgacaatacagcagtggtttgcgATCGAGCAtagcattttcaattttcgacATAAAGACAATGGCGGGAATAGGTGCCAGCCTTTGTCTCATATCCAGGCCTCTCAGTTGTCGGTGGTACTGTCACGACCAtcggaaaatagagcaattcaggcattcgttTATCAATGTCATGATCTGCCTAATGCTGAATCCATACATGTTCAATGAAGCCTGGTgctgcgtgagcagttcgtgaacagcctgtatcgctacatcgtttgaaacgttcgtatAGAGCGAAATAACGTCGAAGGACTCTATGACACATTCGGCTTCGAACTCTGTACTGCGAAAATGTTTGAAGAAGCTGTTTGAACTACTGGTTGGCAGGGACATATCCAAGCAGTTGGCTTAGGACTATCTTAAGCAGCCAGGAAATTGTATCCACGGGACCTCTAATACCACTTGTAATATTAGGGTGTTTGGAAAGTATCCGCCGAAAacttcgcagtagcgcagattttttagATGTTCTGAAAGTTCccattttaaatatattatattaataggACGCTTGTATACACATGACATATCTgactccctcttccttgcttatttcatcctataatggccgaacattccacccatattcgacactcgctcctttacgagttcgaatctggccaccccgctgctgaagctcatcgaaacttaagtcaattattcggcactgaagcccctttctgagcggtctgtgcgcgaATGGTTCCAaagcttcaaagccggaaactcGAAGATGGGCCTCGCTCTgatcgaccgactgcaatatggttcgacgaactgaagaatctgcatccatatgaaggtgtgcggtattttgctgccagccTTGGCTGTCCGTTGCCCATCGTGAGCggtggactgcgatctctgggaatggtgaaaaagctcggtcactggctcccacatgcattgagcgacggcaaccgccaaagacgcctggatatctgcactcagctgctctccagaagccgcagattcgactggctagacaccattgtcactggagatgaaaaatgggtcctctacgtcaaccacacccacaaacgtgcgttGTGCGCTgacgatgaaatgccggatcctttcatgaaaggtgaaatccatggtGAAGAAGGTCTagtggggagttcatggaatctaccgtttcgaactgctgccggacaacacgataattactgccgaggtctactgcgctcaactgcaaagactggccgacaatatccgcaaggagcacccgaagctcgacaacgtccgcctgctgcacgataacgcgcgccctcacatcgcgaagaagactccCCAGAAgattctggagctcggatgggaagttctaccgcacccatCGCACAGCCCGGACCCAGCTCCAAGCGAccaccacctcttccgatcgctttaGCATCActtggaagagaagcgctacgatcaTGACTACCTCGAgaatgaccttcgggcttttttcgcctccaagtcgccggagttctacgccaaaggaatacgtgatcttgtgagacgttggcaggaggttgtcgatgttgatggagattattccgtcgaataataaaatgttgttaaaaagttgtgctgttttgaaatttttccgtatttcggcagatactttccgaacaccctaataggtCTCACTTTAAAGTCACGTG is a window encoding:
- a CDS encoding hypothetical protein (NECATOR_CHRX.G23683.T1) produces the protein MVPKLQSRKLEDGPRSDRPTAIWFDELKNLHPYEGVRYFAASLGCPLPIVSGGLRSLGMVKKLGHWLPHALSDGNRQRRLDICTQLLSRSRRFDWLDTIVTGDEKWVLYVNHTHKRALCADDEMPDPFMKGEIHGEEGLVGSSWNLPFRTAAGQHDNYCRGLLRSTAKTGRQYPQGAPEARQRPPAAR